From Populus alba chromosome 16, ASM523922v2, whole genome shotgun sequence:
taaaaaaaaaaatcattacatagTCAgtttaataatagttatttagtttgtatatattttcaaattggtACTTATCGTATTGTTAACTGtaaaattttacaaatcaaaactggttttttaaaatcaatccaGCCATATTTTAGATAAACCATGAATACTTATAACTGTATAGTCTAAAAAGGAAATTTCTATAATATATAATCAGATAAAAGCTTGTAAATTgcattaaactatttaaaaaaaaaaactattaaggagctgaaaaaattataaaaatacagcGGCAGGACGGCACAAAGTGCGCCACTAGTCGCTTTTTAATCCAATCGCATATTTCGCATgcaagaagcatacatactTGAAAGTACCAGAATAACCTTAATGTCTCTTGTTTTCTGCGAACCCATGCCTTCATAACTGCCCCACAACGACCAACTGAATCCTGCCAACTGTCAACGACCACATGTTATTCAAcagttgaattttaaaatactctgTGAAAATGGCATTTATGACGCCATATTTATGAGGAGATGATGTAAGAAGACCTAGAAGTGCGGGGTCACCTACCACGCTGATAGAGAAACGCCAACCCACGCGCCCTAGACATGACCAGTCACGTCTGACAGCTGACGTGCTCGTGGGTGCACGCGTGTCCACCGCGCCtggaataaatattattattttttctttttcttgtgctTCTACGACGTCGTCGAGAAAACGGTTGACCCGTGTGCTGTCGTAAGAGAGAATGTTTTAGGATAAGAAATGAACGAATCGTTGTTGTGTGATCATACGAGGTTGCAGCAACCTCTTTTGAATTATCAGCTTGTGATTATTACACCGTTACCCAATGATATCCTTACAGGTGTGATGATTTTCATAAGTGTTTTCAAATTTGGCCATTTTGAGATGGTCTATTTTCTGATGGACGGAGGTTTTCCTCATGAAACTTTATGCAAAAACAcatatttaatgattttgaggTAGATAACATGCATGTATCTTTATTTGATGTGAAATATACAATCCTGTTTcttctcaatctttttattACTTAATTAGTGAGGTTTGATATTTTTGATCACTTAGCTTTTAGttcattttgttaaattaattcagattaatacaaaagaaatacaaacataaaaaaaaaaaaaaaaagaggttgaaGTTCTTATTAATCTGTTTATTTTAAAGTACTTgaattaacctaaatacaaagagattatatataagttaaattaaaaatattattcttggtATCAGAACTGATTCTATGAAACAAGGCTTAATCCCAAAAACTATTTTTAGTTTATCATATGTATAATCTATTTGTATTTAGTTTAATTCAAACACTTCagaataaacaaattaatgagATTTCAAGCCTCCTTCTCttttatgtttgtatttttttgtgttaatttgaattaatttaagacATTTAAGTTggcttatataattttttttttttagaatatttataattttacacaGCGTAGTTTTTATGGTGCCCATCACGATCCATCTACTTGCCGGAAATTCTCTATCTCGTTGATTATTTTGAGATGATTATCCAttactctcttttctttctaataaCAACAACTAGTGTCACCAGCTATCTTGAAAGGattaaactgttttttataaacaaaaatgtCTACTTGTCTCGTTGTAGGGAATGTTCCTTTTTTATTGCTACTTTGAAGAGATCAAATCTTcgtttaaaaacaatatttcctTTTTGTATTGATCATTGCCTCTAAGTGTGTTTTATCaatatctcaaataaataatgacttTGAATAacccttccttcttcttcttttttagttttagtgAAAAAATCTTTATCCATAATGAGTTTTGAAATCTTGAacatcttgcattttgaaaacgaAAGTTGTTTTGATGTGAGTTTAAAACAAATCTTGTAACTCCCTtggaatttttagaaaaaaatgatttgttctTGTGTCGGAGAGATTGAAATTGTTGAAGGTACATGATGATGTGACCTTTTGCTTTTGTGGGTTTCAAAGCAAAAAGTTCAAGTAAAAGCTCaaggttttgtatgagaaaaaaatatttaactttttttcagtattcattttatcagcatgaataataacaagtaaCTTGCTTGCAATGTTACGACAcctataaaaaagtattttgcaTTTTGAAAGCTCCATTTATTGGTTCAGATTGCTTGTTAACTTGATTAAAACAGACTTTTAAAGGTATGTGATATAGGTTATGACTCATGACTATAAAAGAAATGGatttataaagtttaaaagtttaaagtttaaaaagaCTCGGGATCACTATCACTTGCTCGACTCATTGTgtctttcaatcttttttttcttttgccacttttctttgatttgtctttttttttttttgatggggCATCATTATTTTACTTGGACTATcacttttgcttttaatttgaaCATACCCTCAAAAAGGGATCACAATAGATATATTCATTTTAGAATATGAAAGGGATAATAAGAATGACCTTTcttcatttcaagcgcaagcaatTAAAACTAATAAACTTTGACATTGTCTAGTGTAATGATTTGAACTTTGCAAagagatgcatttcatgagtccATGATCATTGAATCCATTACATGCAATTATGCATAAAACTAAAACATGTCTTAAGAGACATAGTATAAGGGTGATTGTTTGTTTTGCAATTCTTATATTCTGGTTTAGAATTTGATCACCTCAATGAGAGAGTTGCTTGATTTGTCATTTTATAAATagaatttcaaatattattataaataaacatTGAATTATTTATGAAGTCAAAagcaagtttaaatttttaaaattccattGGAGAAaagaattttggaaaaaaaaaataagttgagtcTATAAGATCATGCAAGACTACAAAGCTATGTTTGCGGGTTTTTTGGTGTCAACAAATATCCATATGTAAATGAAAGATACGCAAAGAGAATTGATTGTccaaaacttcattttattgATATGATGAAAACTTATACatcaaagataatatttttgtacAGAATCAAAGTTCACAAGCCTAATTAAATCTTCTCCATTCATTCATATCAACATTAATACTCCTTCTAAGAATGCATTCTTCACTACATAGGGACCTTTATAATTTGACGGCTATTTAATATGGCCTTGATCACTAGGTAGTGGTAGactttttcttaacataagatCTCCTTCATTAAACTCCTTTAATCAGACTTTTCTGTCGTACACTTTAGTCATCCTTCTTTGACACAACTGATGATGGCAAATTGCAACTAAACTTCTCTTAGTGATCATGTTTAGTTGCTCATATCATATTTTAGTTTATTCAGCCTTTTCAAACTTAGATTTTATGAGGACCTCTAGAGAGGGAATCTTCACTTCTAAAACACATCACTATGTTTATCCTATAAATTAGTAAATAAGATGTAGCCTCACTTGATATTCTTAAAGCTATTTGATAtacataaaaagcataaaaagcCAAGCTATTTGATATACATAAAAAGCCTCAAGATCCAAGCGTGCAGCTCGTGATGCTAGCCAGCACCCATCGTGATAAATTGCTAATGTGTGCCGTCAACCTCTGTTCTATCTTCTTGTCGACCAAGGAAATGAACAATGGTGCATGTTTGATGAGTAGTCATGTCATCATCTCCCAATTGTCTTCGGATTTGGCCGTGGGCACAATATTTTCATACGTGCCATCTTGCCACCTATGCTCAATTGGATTGGACCACCAAGATTAACAAGAGATATATAAATTGGATGGATGCTTTTGCTTTTGTATCTCCCTGTAATCGCATGCTAATCATTAGATTCATTCTCTCCCTTTCTCGGCAAGCTTCGTTTTAATCCATGTCGACAtggatctatatatatatatatatatagagagagagagagagagagagaaaagttaaattttttttataatatttttgaaacttaaaaagaaaaatgttcatAGAGCAGCAGCACTCCTGTAAAAGGGAGGCCAGATTGTAATGGGCAAGGCCCATTCGATCAAAGGCCCAATCCAAGCTCAGACCTTCTTCCCTTCCCTTATCCATGTACtactctgtatttttttttggggaaatgaaataaataaagaaaaaaatcttctcTACCCAAACCAGAAACAACTGCCATTACCATGGCGCGAACTGCAACTGCCACTCTCTCTTCACCTTACTGCATCCTTCACCGTTCCTCCTTTTCATCTAAGCCCTCCTTTCTTCCATTGCGCATTTTCCCCAAAACACCCTCGCCCCCCACTTTTCCAAGTAAGTCCCCCCTCTCTTTTCAACTACGTTGGCGTTAACACATAGATGacaactttgttgtttttattgctgttgctgttgttttTCTTGCAGGGATTTATGCTTTGTCTAGTAATGATATCAAAGTGGGCTCCAACATTGAAGTTGATGGGGCTCCTTGGCGAGTCATAggtaattatgttttttttttttttgctttgattttgtttacgtttctgttttttcatataatatttgattttctttttataacatTTCGGGTTGGTGTAGAGTTTCTGCATGTAAAACCAGGAAAAGGGGCGGCATTTGTGAGGACCAAGATGCGTAATTATGTTACCGGAAATACTGTTGATAAAACTTTCCGAGCTGGAAGTACGGTAATTCATCtctctctatgtttttttttaaggtgtttgaCTTTACTTGTGTTTGGCTCGTGTAAttggtgtttgataaaatgtctaTGAGGAAAGATTAGTTAATCCAGCAATGCTGTAATGGGCTGGCATAAAAaatgctgcttttttttttttttttttctaattttgtttctgCTCGACCATTATGATTAAATAGATACTATTGGCTCAAAATAGGCAAAATTTGTGTGTTTCTTGCAATGGTTGGTCGGGGACTTTTTGGTACATTTGGTGTTGGACGCCTCCCTCTTGCATGAAGGTGGGACTTATGGATACTTTTCATGGTGGGTTCCCATGTTTATGTGAGAGGCGGGGTGGGGGGAGTACAACTTTTGGTGTAACTAATATTTTCTCTGgtcataaaaatttaagatggcAAACGGGCATTTGGTAGTTAATGTTAATAAGGAGTAGGATTAGGTGGTGATGGATAAGAAATTCAAGCATCTGGATGAAACAATTTTTTAAGTTATAGGAATTTCAGTCCCCTTTTGTTTCAGCTTCAGGTTATGGTTTATTTGCTGATCTTGAAATTTGATTAGTTGGCGGCTTCTTTGATTTGTAGATTTACagcaaaggcatgcaattgtcAACCATAGTAGGTGATGCTTATGTTAGAGGTAAcccatttagttttttcttatgttcttttctgttttttgtttctgCAGATTGAAGAGGCAAATGTATTCAAGGAGGCAAAGCAGTTCACGTACAAAGATGGAGTTCAGTTTGTTTTCATGGACTTGGTATGGCTTACTGTGCTCATAATCAAATTTGTTAGACTTCAGAGGTATTTGCAGTCATAATCTGCTTTATTTACTTCTTGAAGATTGCAGGTTTCTGGTTGGTAGATATAGCTGTTTATTATCCCCATTAATGAGTGTTTGGGCCTGAATATACTTGGTTTTTATTTACgttcttttcttaaatttgtGTCATTTGACTTTTCACAGAGTACCTTTGAAGAATACCGTCTCAATGATGCAGATGTCGGAGATAAGACAAAGTGGCTAAAAGAGGGAATGGACTGCAATTTGCTATTTTGGAATGGAAAAGTAATTCCCAATTTCCTTCGATTTGGGAcactttttttgttgatatatttATGTGCAAATATTGTTATACAGATGTCCTCATTTACTTAATTGGATGCACAATTAACTTGGCTGACATCCATTTGCAAAAACAAGGGTTGCTATTTTGTGCTGATGCTGCTATTTATAAAATTGCCTGTTCATTTGCTTGCAGGTTATTGATTTTGAACTTCCAACCACAGTTCAACTGACTGTTGTTGATGTGGATCCTGGGCTCAAAGGTGACACTGCTCAAGGTAATGTCATTTGGCTTCTTTAAGGAAAACTTGAGACAAAATATTCTCTGGGTACAATTGCTCATTAATTTATCATCCTGTAGAGATATAGAGTCAAGCTCCTTTGTAATTATGTGTTTTAAGTTTTCCCTGGCTGCATGTATAAAAAGTGCAATTACAGGAGGCAGAGTAGAAACCAGGTAAGTCTGTTCCCGGACCGTAATCATAGGCTAGCCTGCCAACACACATGTTTCCACTGTAATAAGCACGCGTTCAGATGCCAAAGAAGAAAGAACAAAGCAGTGAACTGTGGTCATTTCGTTCATTGTGTGCTTAGCTAGCTATCATGCCATATGTGGATACCAATAGGCAACTGATTGGGTTAATCTATACTTGACTTTGTTATCTTAGCTTTTGTTCCGTTATTTACCAATTACAGCATTGCTGTTCTTGTTGTTCTTGGCCTTACCATTTGAGAAATGAATTTCTTGTGACAGGTGGAACAAAGCCAGCAACTCTGGACACAGGTGCTGTAGTTAATGTTCCATTGTTTGTTAATATCGGCGAAGAAATATTGGTAGACACAAGAACTGGACAATACATGAGCAGGGCATGAGTTTTGGATTTGgagtttttttgtctttcagGCCTAGATAGCAGAAGAGTTGCCTGCCATATTTTATTGCTGTTAGTTCTATAATACATATGTATTCATCATTTGAGAAATCTTTTTGTAAGAGAGACAAGGTGCCTTTTCTCCCAGGCATTGCAAGGCAGAATAGCATTTCTGAATCAAAAGGGTCATATTGGCTCTGCTGCTGTATCATTTCCATCTTTTGATTCAAATTTGTGTgacatttttcattaattatagaTGGCAGGTAATACCATCACTGAAGTATTGGTAAAAACAGGAACTTCCACGCTCAGTAACGCAATGGCATTGCATAAACAACTACCATGAAGCATTTTTCTCATCGTCGAGGCTTTTTGTGGGGAACCACGCCTCGAACTAATGCAGCACCATAGACATTACATGCACCCAAAGTCCTTTCCTGCCGATTCAACTCATGAATCAGTAAGTCATAGGACATTCTACTTGGGATTTTACTATTTTCATACATGAGAACTAGAACATAAAATGCCTCGTCTACCTTTCCTCCGACACAAAGTGCTCGAATTACATTGTTAATGGTGATTAATCTAGGAATGTATCCCAATCTAACCATCTGGTGCAAATTGATAAAAGCATCGTCAACTTTCTTTGCCACCCAAAGAGCTTGAATCACCAAGGCATATGTGCTCTGCTCTATGACAAAACCCCGTTTCTTCATTTTCTCGAACACTTCATAGGCAACCTCAACTAGGTCATTTTCTTTGATAGATTTCCTACATAAACCTCTAACAAGACTATTCATCAACCTCTCATCCGCTTCAAGTCCACTCCCGTCCATTTCATTGAAAATTCTCAACCCGGCTAGAACTTTTCCCCAGAGCAACAAACCATGCAGCAATGTGCTGTAGCTAATATAATCAGGCATGCATTTTCTCTGTTTCATTAACTTCAGCACGCCAAACCCTTTCAATGGTCTCCCTTCCTTGGCATATCCATCTAACAGGGTGTTAAAAGTGACCACATTAGGTGCCAACCCCATCTCCATAGCCTCATTTAGCAACTCCATTGCCTCATCTGATCTGCCTACCTTACAAAAACCATCCATCATGGCAGTATATGTATAAATATCCGGCTCTACAGTGGTTTTCTTGATATCTTCCATTAGCTCGAATGCTTCCTCTATTCTCCCCACATAACACAGCCCCTTTAACAAGCAATTGTATGTTTGAATGTTTGGCTTGCACCCAATCCTATCCATGACCTCAAAAACTTGAAGGGCATTCTGCAATTGACCCATTTTGCAGAATGAATTGATTAGTGTGGTCAATGTTGCAACATTTGGATTAAACCCTTTTTGCATCATCTGGTCTAAAACCCTTTTGGCCTCACCAGGGTCCTTTTTCTTGCAATGACACCTGACCATGATTGTAAATGTCCAAGAATTTGGCTCTAAACTGTAACATGATAAACCCGAGTACAATTTCAAGACAAGATCAGACTCATTGGCTGTGACCAAAGCCATGAGAACATCATTGAAGTCTGAGATgttcaaaaatccaatctcttTATCAAGAACCCTGACAATGTGATCAACTCTTTCCTTACAAGGTAATGCTTTTACTGCATTTAAAAGAGCCAGTACCTGAAATTCACTAGCTTTCTCATCAAAATCCAGgctttcttgttcttcttctttcatagGCAAGCCCTTATGTTCCTCACCCTCTTTTGGGTATAATCTTTGCTCCTTGTTACCAAAACTTGGACTATGTAACACTGTGGTTTCTGTGGGATACGATTTTGTGGTGGATAGTGACGCTGCTGGAATGAAAACAAGCTTGAGGCTAGAAAATTTGTGGCAACAGAGCTTGCGGGTGTTGTTGAAGAAAACGGGGTGGTTGCTAAGTGAAGGAGATGGAAGGAATTCAGACAGCGGAGAGCATGGAGAAGGCAAAGACATCGACATCATGTCGTGAGCGAGGGAGAGAGGACAGGGTGGTGGTTTTTTCCAGTGTTCGGTTGTTGATGACTTGATTCACTTTATCCCAACTCACAACGCCCGAGTTATGGCTCACGAGGTCGACCTGATGACTgattttagtgtttgttttttttgttttaaaagaaaaataatataattttaataaaaaattaaaaaataataggttAAGAGAGCTCCAATCAATTTAAGCCAGGATCAaataagttctttttttttttttttatcaagttaatcagaggtttttttttttttacttgaattaaTCTTTTGATAAATCAAATCTTGAATCGACCCATCAAATTCATccaagttttataattatattccaaaaaaaaggacaaaaaataaatggtatGATCACatgttatctttctttttttctatcttattattttttattctacattAATTTAGAATATActctagttatatatatatatatatatatatatatatatattacattgaATTGATGTATTGAAAAAAGAATAGATTTTCATTAGTATTGGctttaaaatccaaatttaaaaggtcaagaaaggaaacaaatcgtttttctaattatatcaaTCCCTTATATTCATATGATATAACTATCTAATTTATTAGTATTTATAAAATCCAAATAAGGAATAATAAGAACAAAACTATCTTGCTTATTATCATTCATTTGAAACCTTAAGGACATGAAAATGCCATAATcctaagtgaaaataaaattaattccatCTCACGAGCCTGTTTAAAagtgtagttgtgattgtttttttaaaatatttttcgtgctgaaatgcattaaaatgatatattttttattttttaaaatcagcgtatcaaaacgatctaaaatttacaaaaataataatttttaataaaaaaaaattaaattttaataaaatgtttataccgcgttcccaaacaccCTCCTTCCAAAAAGTTACAGGGCCAGGAGAGCAACTacatgaataacccatttggcaCTCAGCATTAGTTATCATCCCTCAGAAAAAATAGCACATAATCCTTCAATGGCTACCTTTTGAGAAATATCAATGTCATAAAAGATGgcattagaataaaataaatcgaTAAAGAGGAACCAATTGGGaaatatagaaaattattaGAACCTAAATGATAAAATCTATGTTTGAAATGCAATTAAGAATGGGCATATAGGTCAGGGACTAAATTGATGTTTTACATACTAGTACTGTAGATCAAAGAAATTAGAATGAAGTGATATCCATTGGCTTCAAATTTACCAATGCAacacaatttagtccttataatTTCCactaatattgaaattttattaccAACATATtgtctgtatatatatatatatatatataaaaggtgtGCATAATTAAGTAGTAGAGTAAttatcctaatcaaatatttaaatcaagaaaaaggatCATCGTGGTAGTAAATCTAGACAGTAAGATGAGCTAGAGAAGCAAATGTAGCTCTTACAATTAATCAAAAGACGGATCAAACAATGTTTAAATCCTTAATGACCTACTAAAAGCCTTCCAAGATTTGGGATCTTTAGGATCAGCCATGCCTTCCTTTTTTGCagcagcaccaccaccaccatcaccgcCACCACCTTTACCCTTTCTACCAAGAATAGGCCTGAGCAACTTCTTCAGGAGCTTGTCAAAACCCAACCCACGACGACGGCACCCTTGCTTCACATGTGTTGCCAGAGGAGCTGTATCCTGCCCATTTAGTTTTCCCCTGAGCTGAGACCGAGACGCACCCGGCTCCGAGAGACTCCTCCCCAGTATGGCTTGGTTCAGCTGCACCTCAAAGGAGAGTCTCTCAAACTGGTCCAACAATGTGCTTTGCTCATCCCCAAATCTTTTGAGAACCACCGCTATCTCGTCCATTTCTTTTTCACTTTCACTCGCTAATGAGACATGGGAGAGCTTACTTAGGTTTATAGATGGGGTCATGGCTCACAACATGGAAGCTTAAAGggttcttttttgcttttgaacGTGGCTCGAAGAAGCTGAGACTTGGAAGCCAAGCTTGATCGAGAAAAGAATACCAAACAGTGCTTAATCCAAGCAAGAGGCAAAGTATCAATGGCGGTTTATATCTGCATGGTAACTGGAAAGGCTGCATTAAATGTGAGCACCAGGCCAGAAATTACTGCTAATAGATTCTGCTTCGAGGGTTTGCGTTTGAAGTTTGAACACAAATTATATATTCTGGATGATGTATCTAGCAGTATATTAATTGTGGACCAGTCTCATAAAGATTGGAGAACAGGTAGATTTATGAACATGGTCCACCAATTTGGTTCAAAAAATTGGCACGATCCatcttgttaattaattgactCTAGAAATTATATGTTATGCACGAATCAAGCTCGTCTggatataattcaaaataccaTGTAGACTTAATTATGTTGCACATGAgtgataatttaattgttacCAAGCTAATTTTCTGTAGAATTATTTgattcaaacaagaaaaacccATTTAATTTTAGCTCATgacctcatatatatataaactcactTTAAACCTTGATCATTATACATATTGAATACGATCTCAAACTAAGCATTTTCTTAAATGTTGGAGGAAttattgggttttttattttatattttatatatggatactagaagaaattaaagtgtGGGACTAATGTAGTTATatataagaatatttatttgaaacataCTTCTAAAGTTGAACAcaaatgataatttaataaacaaatactTTCGCTAACCAGTCCTCATACATGCATGTTAATACTATCAAATTATataatgtttgttttaatttttcaaataaaaataaaaaaataaaaaaaaataatcctatcTCACTTCCCAATCTCAATGTATCAAAGAATCTTGTATCAATCTAAAACCTAAAGCTAGTAAATAAAGTTctaacataaaatttataatattctctaacacatctaTTTTATATAACATTAAAAGTGTTAAGTTCTAAtaatatgtaagaaaaaaaattatttcaatctaaaaatttaaataacaaggttttgatatataatttatattatttttttaataaattatactac
This genomic window contains:
- the LOC118035637 gene encoding uncharacterized protein — encoded protein: MSMSLPSPCSPLSEFLPSPSLSNHPVFFNNTRKLCCHKFSSLKLVFIPAASLSTTKSYPTETTVLHSPSFGNKEQRLYPKEGEEHKGLPMKEEEQESLDFDEKASEFQVLALLNAVKALPCKERVDHIVRVLDKEIGFLNISDFNDVLMALVTANESDLVLKLYSGLSCYSLEPNSWTFTIMVRCHCKKKDPGEAKRVLDQMMQKGFNPNVATLTTLINSFCKMGQLQNALQVFEVMDRIGCKPNIQTYNCLLKGLCYVGRIEEAFELMEDIKKTTVEPDIYTYTAMMDGFCKVGRSDEAMELLNEAMEMGLAPNVVTFNTLLDGYAKEGRPLKGFGVLKLMKQRKCMPDYISYSTLLHGLLLWGKVLAGLRIFNEMDGSGLEADERLMNSLVRGLCRKSIKENDLVEVAYEVFEKMKKRGFVIEQSTYALVIQALWVAKKVDDAFINLHQMVRLGYIPRLITINNVIRALCVGGKVDEAFYVLVLMYENSKIPSRMSYDLLIHELNRQERTLGACNVYGAALVRGVVPHKKPRR
- the LOC118035632 gene encoding uncharacterized protein, giving the protein MARTATATLSSPYCILHRSSFSSKPSFLPLRIFPKTPSPPTFPRIYALSSNDIKVGSNIEVDGAPWRVIEFLHVKPGKGAAFVRTKMRNYVTGNTVDKTFRAGSTIEEANVFKEAKQFTYKDGVQFVFMDLSTFEEYRLNDADVGDKTKWLKEGMDCNLLFWNGKVIDFELPTTVQLTVVDVDPGLKGDTAQGGTKPATLDTGAVVNVPLFVNIGEEILVDTRTGQYMSRA